A section of the Pseudomonas sp. Q1-7 genome encodes:
- a CDS encoding YhcB family protein translates to MEQSLTVWLLPAFALLAGIGIGFLIARLVPNAAPNRTQRQLDDLQERFDTYQSEVVTHFNTTASLVKKLTQSYQEVQEHLSEGASRLALDELTRQRLLAALHADEAASPRERLTPPKSNEAPKDYAPKVPDTPGTLDETFGLKGKY, encoded by the coding sequence GTGGAACAGTCGCTCACCGTCTGGTTGTTACCAGCCTTCGCCCTGCTCGCCGGTATCGGCATCGGATTCCTGATTGCCCGCTTGGTACCCAACGCCGCGCCGAACCGGACGCAGCGCCAGCTGGATGACCTGCAGGAACGCTTCGATACCTACCAGAGCGAGGTGGTCACCCACTTCAACACCACCGCCAGCCTGGTGAAAAAGCTCACTCAGAGCTACCAGGAGGTTCAGGAGCACCTGTCCGAGGGCGCCAGCCGCCTGGCCCTGGACGAGCTGACCCGCCAACGCCTGCTGGCCGCCCTGCACGCTGACGAAGCCGCGAGCCCGCGCGAACGCCTGACCCCGCCGAAAAGCAACGAGGCGCCCAAGGACTATGCACCGAAGGTCCCGGATACCCCCGGCACCCTGGACGAGACCTTCGGCCTGAAAGGCAAGTACTGA